The genomic region GCCACCCGCCCGCCGGGAACCGTCGGAAACCGCTGGGAACTCAGGGCGCGCCGTACAGCTCCGTCTGCTCGACCCGCGCGATCGTCGCGTTCGGCGGCGGGAGGAACCCGAGCTGCACGATCCGCGGCCGTACCACGGCGCCGAGCAGCCAGTCGGCGGTCACGTAGGCCCGGTTGGCGCCGGCGCCGAGCGCGAGCAGGTGGTATCCCCGGGTCACCACCGCCGCCGGCAGCCCGGACAGCGGCAGGCCCAGCGGGTTGGCGACCGCGTCCGCCCCGCCCAGATCGACGACGAACCCCAGATCGCGGTGCCGGTACGGGCGCATCCGGCCGTGGCCCAGCGACGCCGCGACGTTCCGCCCGGCCGCCGCGCCCTGCCGGACCGCGTGCTGGGCGGTCTGCCCGGCGGGGGCGCCGTCCTTCGTCACGTCCGGTACCGCAGCCGCGTCACCGAGAGCGAACAGGCCGTCCGTCCCGGGGACCCGGAAACACTCGTCGACGACCAGCCGCCCACGCACGGTCTCCGCCCCCAGGCGGCTCACCAGCGGGTTGGGGGTCACCCCCGCGCACCAGACCAGCGTGTGCGCCGGGATGACGTCGCCGTCGGTGAGCGTGACCGTGTCCGCGCGCACCTCGGTCACGGAGGTCTCCAGCCGTACCTCCACCCCGCGTTCGCGCAGGACCTTCGCCGCGCCGGTACCGAGGTGCTCGTCCAGTTCGGGCAGCACCCGGGGCGCGAGGTCGACCAGCAGCCACCGGACCTGCCCGGCGTCGAGCCGGGGGAACTGCCCGAGCGCTTCGACGGTGAACCGTCGCATCTGGGCGGCGAGCTCGGTCCCGGTGTATCCGGCACCGACCACGACGAACGTGCACCGTGCGCGGCGCTCGGCGTCCGAGTCACTCGCGTCGGCGTACTCGAGCTGGCGCAGGACGTGGTCCCGCAGGTAGACCGCCTCGGCCAGGTTCTTCATCCCGAGCCCGTGCTCGGCCAGCCCCGGGATGTCGAACGTGCGGGTGAGCGCCCCGGGGGCCAGCACCAGCCGGTCCCACGGCAGCGTGGACGGGACGTCGGTCATGCCGACGACCGTGATCTCGCGGCGCCCGAGATCGACCCCGGTGGCGTGGCCCAGGTGTGGCACGGTCCGGCGCAGCGCGCCGCGGACGGACACCGCCAGGTGCCTCGGCTCGATGTCGCCCGCCGCCACCTGGGGCAGCAGGGAGGTGTAGAGGAGATGATCCGTGGGGGAGACCAGCACGAGCTCGGCGGCGGCGGCCGGCAGCCGCGCCTCCAGGTGGCGCAGCACGCCGAGCCCGGCGTAGCCGCTGCCCACGACGACGACCCGCGGCCGGGGTCCCCCGCCACCGCCGTCCGTCCCCCCGGTTGTCCCCTCGTCCGTTCGCCGGCGCGCCTCGACCTGGCGGGCCAGCCGGGCGACGGTGATGGAATTCCGCATGATTGTGCTCCTCGCGGTGCGTGGTCCGGGGGATCGGCGCGTTCCCGCGGTGCGTTCCCTCAGTGCGTTCCCTCAGCGGCGACGGTTCGATAATCCGGCCTGCCGCCGTCCCGCCGGCCCGAGTTCGCCATCTGAGAGCCTTCGTGTGGCCTGTCGGGAACCGGGGAGCGCGCCCAAGTGTCCGCGACCCGGGGCGGAAAGAGGCGAGCTGACCAGAGAAAGGGCGAGGTGGATGGCTCACCGGCGGGCGGCCAGGGCGCGCGAACAGGTGGCGGCCCCGGTCGTGATCGGGCTGGCGGCCGGGGCCGTCGTGCTGCTGATCTGGGCGGCCGTCGGCGGCGGCTACTTCTGGCCGCGCTGGGTGTGGTTCGGGATCGGCACCGTTTTCTGGGCCGCGATCCTCGTCGGAGGGGTCCGGCGGATACCGCCGGGGCGGCGCCGGTGGCTCGCCGCCACCCGGGCGGTGGCGGCGCTGGCCATCCCGGTCGACGTGGTGGTGTGGGCGCTGTCCGGCGGCGGCTACTTCTGGCCGGTCTGGACGATCCTCGGGCTCGTCCTGGTGCTCGCCGGCCACACCTGGATCGTCGCGCTGATGCCCGCCGAGCGGGAGCGTGAGCTCACCGAGCGGGTCGACGCGCTGACCCGCACCCGCCGTGGCGCGCTCGACGGGCAGGCCGCCGAGCTCAAGCGGATCGAGCGGGACCTGCACGACGGCGCCCAGGCCCGGATCGTCTCGCTGGCGATGAACCTCGGGATGGCAGAGGCCCTGTTGTACAGCGATCCGGTGGCGGCGGCGAAACTGCTCAGCGACGCCCGGCTGTCCGCGGTCGGCGCGCTCGACGACCTGCGGGCCGTCATGCACAGCATCCACCCCTCGGTGCTCGCCGACCGGGGGCTCGCCGGGGGGATCCGCGCGCTCGCGCTGGACCTGTCGCTGCCGGTCCGGGTGGACGGCGACGTCCCGGCCGGCCTGCCGGCGGCGGTCGAGTCGGCCGTCTACTTCGCGACCGCGGAATGCCTGGCCAACGTCGTCAAGCACAGCCGGGCCGCGTGTGGCTCGGTGCGGTTCGGCTATGACGGCAGGATGCTGATCGTGGTCATCGCGGACGACGGGCTCGGCGGGGCGGATCCCGCTCTCGGGCAGGGCTTGCGCGGGGTGGTGCGCCGGCTTGAGGCGTTCGACGGCCGGATGTCTGTGCACAGCCCGGCCGGGGGACCGACGAGGATCACGGTCACTCTGCCGTGTCCGGTCCTGCCGTGTCCGGTCCTGCCGGACCCGGTCCTTCCGGACCCGCGGACCTGAGGGCCCGGAGATCCGGAGACCCCGGGATTCGGAGAAGTCGGAGAAGTCGGAGAAGCTGGAGGTGCCGTCAGTGCCGGAGGAACCCGCGGATCCCGTGCGGCCGTTGCGGGTCGTGCTCGCCGAGGATCTCGCACTGCTGCGCGACGGGCTCATCCGGCTGCTCGAGGCGCACGGCTTCGAGATCGTCGCCGCGGTCGACAACGCCCCGCAGCTGGTGCGTGAGCTCGTCACGCTGCGCCCGGACGTCGCCGTGGTCGACGTCCGGCTGCCGCCGAGCCACACCGACGAGGGCCTGCGCGCCGCGCTCGAGGCACGGGAGCGCATCCCCGGGCTGCCGGTGCTCGTGCTCTCGCAGTACGTCGAGCAGCTCTACGCCCGTGAGCTGCTCGCGGACGGCCGGGGCGGCATCGGCTACCTGCTCAAGGACCGGGTCTCCGACATCGGCCAGTTCGTCGACGCCGTCCGGCGGGTCGCCGCCGGCGGGACGGCCCTCGATCCCACGGTGGTTGCCCGCCTGCTCGACAGCCGCCGCCGTCGCCTGCCGCTGGACCGCCTCAGCCCGCGCGAGCGCGAGGTCCTCTCGCACATGGCGCAGGGCCGGTCGAACGCGGCGATCGGCGCCGCGATGGTGATCACCGAGAAGGCCGTCGGCAAGCACACCAACAGCATCTTCACCAAACTGGGCCTGATGCCGTCCGAGGACGACAACCGGCGGGTCCTCGCCGTCCTCGCCTACCTCGAGGGCTGACCACCGCGTCCGTCGCGCCGGCTGTCACCCCGACCCGGCGCCGGTCGGGCGCCGAGTGTGGCGACGGTGACGAACCGACAGTGAACCGTCACTGAACCCGTCCCGCGCACGATGGAGTTCGGACATCAGAGCCGCGCAGGCGCGCTCGAACAGTCCAGTCGTGAACTTGGACGGAGGAACAGGTCATGAAGGCTATCTACGAGACACCGGCCATCCAGGCCCAAGGCTCGTTCCGTGACGCCACCCGCCTCGGCTTCATCATCATCAGCGGCGGAGGCGGCTGGGGCTGGGGCGGCGGCTGGGGCTGGGGCTGGCGCGGCGGCTGGGGCGGCTGGGGCGGCGGTGGCTGGGGCTGGGGTGGTGGCTGGGGCTGGTGAGACCGGCCGTGACGGCGTACCACCAGGGCCGGTGAGCCGCCGGCGGGCCGAACCCGCCGTCGCCACCGCCATCCGTCCGTCTGTCGAACTGAGGCCGTGCAGGTCGGCGCAAGGCTGGCCTGCGCGGCCTCACCCGTTGGCCGGCACCGGTTCCGGCGGGGATTTCGTGACCAGGGGGGTCTCGTGAGGATCGTCTGTGTGGGCGGGGGCCCGGCCGGGCTCTACTTCGCCATCTCCGCGAAGCGCCGGGACGCCGGCCACGAGATCACCGTCGTGGACCGTGACCCACCCGGCGCGACGTACGGCTGGGGCGTCGTCTACTGGGACAACCTGCTCGACATGCTGTTCCGCAACGATCCCGACAGCGCCCGCGAGATCCGCGCCGCGTCCAACCTCTGGCAGGAGCAGGACATCAGCCTGGGTGGTGAGCGGGTGGCGCACTTCGCCGGCTACGGGTTCAGCGTGCAGCGGGCGGCCCTGCTCGACATCCTCACCCGGCGGGCGCAGGAGCTCGGCGTGCGGGTCGAGTACGGCCGCGAGGTCTCCGATCTCACCGACCTGGCGGACCTCGGGTGCCTCGGCGGCCTCGGCACGCACGCTGACGCCGACCTCGTGGTCGCCGCGGACGGCGCGAACAGCCAGGTGCGGAGCATGTTCGGGGACCGGTTCGGCACCCGGGTCGACACCGGCGGCAACCGCTACATCTGGCTGGGCACGCCGCGGCGCTTCGAGAGCTTCACGTTCGCGTTCGAGCCGACCCCGGCCGGCTGGGTGTGGTTCCACGCCTACCCCTCCGGGACTGACGTGAGCACCTGCATCGTCGAGTGCGCGCCGCGGACCTGGGACGCGCTCGGCCTGGGCGCCGCGGGCGAGGGCGAGGGGTTGCGCCTGCTCGGGGAGATCTTCGCCGGCCCGCTGGCCGGCGAGGGGCTGATCGACCAGCCGCGCCGGCCCGCCCGCTGGCAGCGGTTCGGCCAGGTCAGCAACCGCGGCTGGTACTGGGACAACATGGTGCTGCTGGGCGACGCCGCCCACACCACCCACTTCACGCTCGGGTCGGGCACGACCCTGGCCATGATGGACGGCGTCATGCTCGCCCAGATGCTCTACGAGCACGGCGAGGTCCCGGTGGCGCTGGCCGAGTTCGACCGGGCCGGCCGGGCCGCGCTGGCCCCGATACAGGCCCGGGCCAGGACGAGCATGGCCTGGTTCGAGCGGCTCGACGCCCAGTTCGACCGGGCCCGGCCGGTGGCCGACGGCGAGCCCGACCCGGTGAGCTTCGCCTACGCGATGGCCAACCGGCAGGGCGACCAGCCGCCGTGGCGGTACCAGACACACCGGGCGATGCAGGTCGGGGCCGTCCGACGGCTGCGCCGTGAGGTCGACTCGTCGGTGCGCTGGTACCTGGCCCGCCGCCGCGGCGAACCGGCCCGGCCCGGTTCCGCCCGCGGGGGGTCAGCCGCGTCGCCAGACCACCGGGACCTGGTTGCCGTTCGGTGATCCCAGGTAGCCGACCAGCAGACCCGAACGGTTGATCCCGGCCACCGAGCCGGACTGCAACGGCGCCGGGCCGCGCAGGTCGTGGGACTCGCCGTCGACCCACACCCAGGGCCGGTCGACGCCGTCCAGCGTCGTGGCCGATCCGATCACGGTGCCGTCGTCGGCGAGGTCGGCCGGGGAGGCGGTGTCGCCGCCGAGCCCGGTCACCGGCTGCAGTTGGCCGGCGGTCCAGACGGAGGCGGCGGAGGTGAACGCCGGGTACTTCTGGACGCTCTCCCCGCCGATCCCGCCCTCGACCGGGTACGCGGGGGCCTCGTGGCTCTCCACCAGCACCTGGCCGCGCTCGTTGATCGCGGTGGCCGAGCTCTCGGTGAACCCGGCGGACGTGCCCAGGTCGCGCATCCGCCCGTTCTCCCAGAGGAACGCGTGGCCGTGCCCGTCCGCGGTCTCGCTCACCCCGACGACCTGGCCCCGGTCGTTGATGTCGACCGGGGTGCTGTAGGATCCGCCGAGGGTGCCGAGGTCGCGCAGCCCGCCCGGCCCGGACAGGAACGCGTGCTGCTGGCCGTCCGCGGTCGCACTGATCCCGGCGACCTGCCCGTGGCCGTTGATCAGCTCGGCGCTGCTCCACGACCCGCCGAGCGTGCCCAGGTCGACCGCGTTCCCGTCCCGCCAGACCGTCGCCCGGGTGTCGGTCGCGCCCGGGTAGTCCGAGACGGTGCCGCCGTTCTCCGCGGCGCTCCCCGTTGCGGCCTCCCCGGTTCCGGTCTGCCCGGTTCCGGGCTGTCCCGCTGTTGTCTGTCCCGCTTCGGTCGGTCCGTTTTCCGGCTCCTCGGCCGCGGGCTCGCCGGCGCCGCCCGTCATCATCGGGGAGTCCGTGCCGCTCAGCCCGACCACGGTGCCGTCGGCGCCGATCGCGGACGCGAAGCTGTAGCGGTTCGGCCCGGGGTCGGTCGGCTCCAGGGTGGTCAGGGTTCCGTCCGTCCAGACGAACCCCCGGTTCGGCCCGGTGCTCGGGAACCGGATGCCGGCGACCTGGCCGCTGTCATTGACCGCCAGCGGAATCGTGTCCGGAATCGAGGTGGGGACGCCGTCGCGCCACACGACCCCGCTGCCGCCGAACGCCTCGTCCCAGACCTGCCCGATGACCACGCCGTCGTCGTTCATGTCGGTGGCCAGCCCGGACACGGCGCCCGTCGGCAGGTCCAGCGCGACCAGCTCCAGCTCACCGCCGTGGTAGGAGAACCCCCCGGGGGAGGCCGCGGCCGCGGGCGGAGCCAGCGCCGCCGCGGCGCCGATCGCGCCGGCGGTGGTGAGCGCGGTGAGCGCGGTGAGGGCGGCGAGCGCCTCGGCCCGCACCCGCGCCCTCGTGGTGCCCGTCATGGGCGCCTCCTGAGATCGAAAAATTACTCTCCGTAGTCGATCTCGGATGCTAGGTCGCCACCGGGCCGGCGGCCGGCAGCGCTCGCTGTCGGATGAACGACCGCCGCCCATGCCGTGCGGCGCGCTGCCATGCTGGGACGGGCAGGGCACGCGACGGGAGCGGGGGCATGGGCGAGGAGTCGGCGTCGCGGGCCGGGGGGCGGGTGCTGTTCGTCGACGACGAGCCGCAGCTGCTGCGCGCGATGCGGATCACCCTGCGCGCCCGCGGCTACGAGGTCCGCACCGCGGTCGACGGCGGGCACGCGCTGGCGGAGGCCGCCGCCCACCCGCCCGGCATCGTGCTGCTCGACCTGGGCCTGCCGGACATGGACGGTATCGAGGTCATCCGCGGCCTGCGCGGGTGGACCGGCGTCCCGATCATCGTCCTGTCGGGGCGGACGTCCGGGCCGGAGAAGATCGCCTCGCTGGACGCGGGGGCCGACGACTACATCACCAAGCCGTTCTCCGTCGAGGAGCTGCTGGCCCGGATGCGCGCCGTCGCCCGCCGGGCCCCGGCCGCCGAGACCGGGCCGAGCGCCGACGTCGGCGACTACCGGGTGGACTTCGCGGCGAAGGCGGTGACCGCCCGGACCGAGGGCGGGGCGGCCGTCCACCTGACGCCCACGGAGTGGCGCCT from Parafrankia discariae harbors:
- a CDS encoding response regulator, whose product is MGEESASRAGGRVLFVDDEPQLLRAMRITLRARGYEVRTAVDGGHALAEAAAHPPGIVLLDLGLPDMDGIEVIRGLRGWTGVPIIVLSGRTSGPEKIASLDAGADDYITKPFSVEELLARMRAVARRAPAAETGPSADVGDYRVDFAAKAVTARTEGGAAVHLTPTEWRLLEALVRNPGKLVGSRALVSEVWGPAYATDTSSLRLYINRLRRKLEPDPTRPRHLTTEPGMGYRYQP
- a CDS encoding NAD(P)/FAD-dependent oxidoreductase, yielding MRNSITVARLARQVEARRRTDEGTTGGTDGGGGGPRPRVVVVGSGYAGLGVLRHLEARLPAAAAELVLVSPTDHLLYTSLLPQVAAGDIEPRHLAVSVRGALRRTVPHLGHATGVDLGRREITVVGMTDVPSTLPWDRLVLAPGALTRTFDIPGLAEHGLGMKNLAEAVYLRDHVLRQLEYADASDSDAERRARCTFVVVGAGYTGTELAAQMRRFTVEALGQFPRLDAGQVRWLLVDLAPRVLPELDEHLGTGAAKVLRERGVEVRLETSVTEVRADTVTLTDGDVIPAHTLVWCAGVTPNPLVSRLGAETVRGRLVVDECFRVPGTDGLFALGDAAAVPDVTKDGAPAGQTAQHAVRQGAAAGRNVAASLGHGRMRPYRHRDLGFVVDLGGADAVANPLGLPLSGLPAAVVTRGYHLLALGAGANRAYVTADWLLGAVVRPRIVQLGFLPPPNATIARVEQTELYGAP
- a CDS encoding HAF repeat-containing protein, encoding MTGTTRARVRAEALAALTALTALTTAGAIGAAAALAPPAAAASPGGFSYHGGELELVALDLPTGAVSGLATDMNDDGVVIGQVWDEAFGGSGVVWRDGVPTSIPDTIPLAVNDSGQVAGIRFPSTGPNRGFVWTDGTLTTLEPTDPGPNRYSFASAIGADGTVVGLSGTDSPMMTGGAGEPAAEEPENGPTEAGQTTAGQPGTGQTGTGEAATGSAAENGGTVSDYPGATDTRATVWRDGNAVDLGTLGGSWSSAELINGHGQVAGISATADGQQHAFLSGPGGLRDLGTLGGSYSTPVDINDRGQVVGVSETADGHGHAFLWENGRMRDLGTSAGFTESSATAINERGQVLVESHEAPAYPVEGGIGGESVQKYPAFTSAASVWTAGQLQPVTGLGGDTASPADLADDGTVIGSATTLDGVDRPWVWVDGESHDLRGPAPLQSGSVAGINRSGLLVGYLGSPNGNQVPVVWRRG
- a CDS encoding sensor histidine kinase; the encoded protein is MAHRRAARAREQVAAPVVIGLAAGAVVLLIWAAVGGGYFWPRWVWFGIGTVFWAAILVGGVRRIPPGRRRWLAATRAVAALAIPVDVVVWALSGGGYFWPVWTILGLVLVLAGHTWIVALMPAERERELTERVDALTRTRRGALDGQAAELKRIERDLHDGAQARIVSLAMNLGMAEALLYSDPVAAAKLLSDARLSAVGALDDLRAVMHSIHPSVLADRGLAGGIRALALDLSLPVRVDGDVPAGLPAAVESAVYFATAECLANVVKHSRAACGSVRFGYDGRMLIVVIADDGLGGADPALGQGLRGVVRRLEAFDGRMSVHSPAGGPTRITVTLPCPVLPCPVLPDPVLPDPRT
- a CDS encoding FAD-binding monooxygenase: MGGGPAGLYFAISAKRRDAGHEITVVDRDPPGATYGWGVVYWDNLLDMLFRNDPDSAREIRAASNLWQEQDISLGGERVAHFAGYGFSVQRAALLDILTRRAQELGVRVEYGREVSDLTDLADLGCLGGLGTHADADLVVAADGANSQVRSMFGDRFGTRVDTGGNRYIWLGTPRRFESFTFAFEPTPAGWVWFHAYPSGTDVSTCIVECAPRTWDALGLGAAGEGEGLRLLGEIFAGPLAGEGLIDQPRRPARWQRFGQVSNRGWYWDNMVLLGDAAHTTHFTLGSGTTLAMMDGVMLAQMLYEHGEVPVALAEFDRAGRAALAPIQARARTSMAWFERLDAQFDRARPVADGEPDPVSFAYAMANRQGDQPPWRYQTHRAMQVGAVRRLRREVDSSVRWYLARRRGEPARPGSARGGSAASPDHRDLVAVR
- a CDS encoding lasso RiPP family leader peptide-containing protein, giving the protein MKAIYETPAIQAQGSFRDATRLGFIIISGGGGWGWGGGWGWGWRGGWGGWGGGGWGWGGGWGW
- a CDS encoding response regulator transcription factor, encoding MRVVLAEDLALLRDGLIRLLEAHGFEIVAAVDNAPQLVRELVTLRPDVAVVDVRLPPSHTDEGLRAALEARERIPGLPVLVLSQYVEQLYARELLADGRGGIGYLLKDRVSDIGQFVDAVRRVAAGGTALDPTVVARLLDSRRRRLPLDRLSPREREVLSHMAQGRSNAAIGAAMVITEKAVGKHTNSIFTKLGLMPSEDDNRRVLAVLAYLEG